In Aristaeella hokkaidonensis, the following are encoded in one genomic region:
- the cobT gene encoding nicotinate-nucleotide--dimethylbenzimidazole phosphoribosyltransferase translates to MKVQDEARRRWDSVAKPLHSLGLLEDLVVRIAGVQGTENVCIDRRCALVFCGDHGVVRQGVTQTDSSVTALVAKAIGEGTGNINLMAAEAHTDVVAVDMGMLEPVPGTVDRHAGRGTADMTEGPAMTREQAEKAIRAGMEQMKELHEQGYRIAVIGEMGIGNTTAASAVSAVLLGLDPEKVTGRGAGLSDAGLKRKISAIRKAIQVNKPDAGDAVDVLAKVGGFELAGMAGAYLGGLKYHIPTIPDGMIPMVSALTAARINPDVTQSILPGTVSKEPADRLIMQALDMEPVIHAQTALGEGTGGVLLLPLLDMVLRVYNGPHTFSNLGMDAYTPQEGKI, encoded by the coding sequence ATGAAAGTACAGGATGAAGCGCGCAGGCGCTGGGACAGTGTGGCAAAACCGCTGCATTCCCTGGGGCTCCTGGAGGATCTGGTGGTCCGGATTGCAGGTGTCCAGGGAACGGAAAATGTGTGTATCGACCGTCGGTGCGCGCTGGTTTTCTGCGGGGATCACGGTGTGGTCCGGCAGGGCGTCACCCAGACGGACAGCAGCGTAACGGCACTGGTGGCTAAAGCGATCGGAGAAGGAACCGGGAACATCAACCTGATGGCGGCTGAGGCTCATACGGATGTGGTGGCTGTGGACATGGGCATGCTGGAACCTGTGCCGGGCACTGTGGACCGGCATGCCGGGCGGGGAACCGCCGATATGACGGAAGGCCCTGCCATGACCCGGGAACAGGCAGAGAAAGCAATCCGGGCCGGTATGGAGCAGATGAAAGAGCTTCATGAACAGGGATACCGGATTGCCGTGATCGGTGAAATGGGCATCGGCAATACAACCGCAGCCAGCGCGGTTTCCGCCGTGCTGCTGGGACTGGATCCCGAAAAGGTGACAGGCCGCGGGGCAGGACTTTCCGATGCGGGACTGAAGAGAAAAATCAGCGCTATCCGGAAAGCTATTCAGGTAAATAAGCCTGACGCGGGCGACGCGGTAGACGTGCTGGCCAAAGTAGGCGGATTTGAGCTGGCGGGTATGGCCGGCGCCTACCTGGGCGGACTGAAATATCATATTCCGACGATTCCGGACGGGATGATCCCGATGGTATCCGCCCTGACAGCCGCACGGATCAATCCAGACGTGACGCAGTCCATCCTTCCGGGAACAGTCAGCAAGGAACCGGCAGACAGGCTGATTATGCAGGCTCTGGATATGGAACCGGTGATCCATGCGCAGACAGCCCTGGGAGAAGGAACCGGGGGAGTCCTGCTGCTGCCGCTGCTGGATATGGTACTGCGGGTATATAACGGCCCTCATACCTTCAGCAACCTGGGAATGGACGCCTATACGCCGCAGGAGGGAAAAATATGA
- a CDS encoding adenosylcobinamide-GDP ribazoletransferase, with translation MRLIRSLLIAFSTYSRIPVPQVEWTEENRRYSMCFFPLVGLVTGLLLWGWLALCDHFEIDLFLRGAVAALLPLVITGGIHMDGFMDTVDALASWQPAEKRLEILKDSHTGAFAVMACAGYLLLSAALYSELFASAGPSLICVFILSRALSAWALAVMKGAREQGMLDDFSRVTRIRMVSVSGGIYALICLCVWILTGGWLALLCAAAAAVCVLGYRRMAYRQFGGVTGDLAGWFLQVTELALIAVIVIGGRLL, from the coding sequence ATGCGTTTGATCCGATCCCTGTTGATTGCTTTCTCCACCTATTCCCGGATTCCGGTTCCGCAGGTGGAATGGACAGAAGAAAACCGGCGGTACAGCATGTGTTTCTTTCCCCTGGTCGGGCTGGTGACCGGCCTGCTGCTGTGGGGATGGCTGGCATTGTGTGATCATTTCGAAATTGACCTGTTTCTCCGGGGCGCAGTGGCAGCGCTTCTGCCGCTGGTGATTACCGGAGGTATCCATATGGACGGTTTTATGGATACTGTGGATGCGCTGGCGTCCTGGCAGCCGGCGGAAAAGCGCCTGGAGATCCTGAAAGACAGCCATACAGGTGCTTTCGCGGTGATGGCCTGCGCAGGGTATCTGCTGCTTTCTGCTGCCCTGTACAGTGAGCTGTTCGCATCGGCCGGTCCCAGCCTGATCTGTGTCTTTATCCTGTCCAGGGCGCTCAGCGCATGGGCGCTGGCTGTGATGAAGGGTGCCAGGGAGCAGGGAATGCTGGACGATTTTTCCAGGGTTACCCGAATCAGGATGGTGTCGGTCAGCGGCGGGATATATGCTTTGATCTGCCTGTGTGTCTGGATACTGACGGGCGGCTGGCTTGCTCTGCTTTGCGCGGCTGCAGCCGCGGTGTGCGTTCTGGGTTACAGGCGCATGGCATACCGGCAGTTCGGCGGCGTGACGGGGGACCTGGCAGGATGGTTCCTGCAGGTGACGGAGCTGGCACTGATTGCCGTGATTGTGATCGGAGGAAGACTGCTTTGA
- a CDS encoding cysteine-rich small domain-containing protein gives MEKTPNSNSFFQNRECRYFPCHTGVPEEEFNCLFCYCPLYTLGRKCGGNYVYTDKNIKSCINCVFPHIRDNYGKVTARFNEIKEVVRMMDGENE, from the coding sequence ATGGAAAAGACCCCAAACAGCAACAGCTTTTTCCAGAACAGGGAATGCCGTTATTTTCCCTGCCACACGGGGGTGCCGGAAGAGGAATTCAACTGCCTGTTCTGCTACTGCCCCCTGTATACGCTTGGCCGGAAGTGCGGGGGGAACTATGTTTACACGGACAAGAACATCAAAAGCTGTATCAACTGCGTCTTTCCGCATATCAGGGACAATTACGGGAAGGTGACAGCCCGGTTTAATGAAATCAAAGAGGTAGTCCGGATGATGGACGGAGAGAATGAATGA
- a CDS encoding bifunctional adenosylcobinamide kinase/adenosylcobinamide-phosphate guanylyltransferase: MIVLVTGGSGCGKSTWAEKLIQTLPEEQRVYIATMQVYDRESELRVERHRKQRADKGFRTVECEKDLAAAPIEDGSTVLLEDLVNMTANEMFDGGDPEQIVPSLRELAARCRNLVMVTNDLFSDGVDYSPSVKEYLHCLAEVNRQAAEMADCVVEVVYSIPVPVKGELPCV; encoded by the coding sequence ATGATTGTTCTGGTAACAGGCGGAAGCGGCTGCGGAAAATCCACCTGGGCGGAAAAACTGATTCAAACCCTGCCGGAAGAGCAACGCGTATATATTGCAACCATGCAGGTATACGACAGGGAATCGGAACTGCGGGTGGAACGGCACAGGAAGCAGCGCGCGGACAAGGGATTCCGGACCGTTGAGTGTGAAAAGGACCTGGCAGCAGCCCCGATTGAAGACGGCAGCACAGTCCTGCTGGAAGACCTGGTAAACATGACAGCAAACGAGATGTTTGATGGCGGCGATCCGGAGCAGATTGTGCCGTCACTCCGGGAACTGGCTGCGCGGTGCCGCAATCTGGTGATGGTTACCAACGACCTGTTCTCGGATGGCGTGGATTATTCACCCTCTGTAAAAGAATACCTGCATTGCCTGGCGGAAGTGAACCGGCAGGCGGCTGAAATGGCTGACTGTGTTGTGGAAGTGGTTTATTCGATTCCTGTTCCGGTGAAAGGAGAATTGCCATGCGTTTGA
- the cbiB gene encoding adenosylcobinamide-phosphate synthase CbiB, giving the protein MKLGIAALIAGYLLDLLLGDPEWLYHPVRLIGKYISFAEKRLRKRGGNLRICALILTISTTLATMAAVTLILWLLRLAGDVPLFIGMALMDWMGIAVTCMAKEARGVGRALKLGVGPARKQVARIVGRDTENLNEEEIIKATVETVAENTTDGVISPILYALIGGPVLLWGYKAVNTLDSMVGYMDEKYRDIGWSSAKLDDVLNFIPARLTALLMALAARLTGLDGKNALRIVRRDHANHKSPNSAWSEAAAAGALHIQLGGTHLYFGKPVEKPTIGDDDRSAEEEDIRKVNRLLYVTSGLMMLIAAVTGLLA; this is encoded by the coding sequence ATGAAGCTGGGCATTGCCGCGCTGATTGCCGGTTATCTGCTGGACCTGCTTCTGGGCGATCCGGAATGGCTTTATCATCCGGTCCGGCTGATCGGGAAATACATATCTTTTGCGGAAAAACGGCTCCGGAAAAGGGGCGGAAACCTGCGGATCTGTGCCCTGATCCTGACGATTTCCACTACGCTGGCAACCATGGCGGCGGTCACACTGATCCTATGGCTGCTCAGGCTGGCAGGGGACGTTCCGCTGTTCATAGGTATGGCACTGATGGACTGGATGGGGATTGCGGTTACCTGCATGGCGAAGGAAGCCAGAGGAGTCGGGCGAGCCCTGAAACTGGGAGTTGGACCGGCACGAAAACAGGTGGCCCGCATTGTCGGGAGAGACACGGAAAACCTGAACGAGGAAGAGATTATCAAGGCTACAGTGGAAACGGTGGCAGAGAATACCACAGACGGAGTGATTTCACCGATCCTGTATGCCCTGATCGGCGGCCCGGTGCTGCTGTGGGGATACAAAGCGGTGAATACGCTGGATTCCATGGTGGGCTATATGGATGAAAAATACCGGGATATCGGCTGGAGCAGCGCAAAGCTGGATGACGTCCTGAATTTTATTCCGGCGCGGCTGACAGCCCTGCTGATGGCTCTTGCCGCCCGGCTGACCGGCCTGGACGGGAAGAATGCCCTGCGCATTGTCCGCAGGGATCACGCCAATCACAAGAGTCCCAACAGTGCCTGGAGTGAAGCCGCGGCGGCAGGTGCCCTGCATATCCAACTGGGCGGTACGCATCTGTACTTTGGCAAACCGGTGGAGAAACCGACGATCGGGGATGATGACCGGTCGGCGGAGGAAGAGGATATCCGGAAGGTTAACCGTCTTCTTTATGTGACAAGCGGCCTGATGATGCTGATTGCCGCAGTGACCGGATTACTTGCATAG
- a CDS encoding cobyric acid synthase, translated as MYGKCLMIQGTASSVGKSVLCSAFLRILKQDGWKAAPFKAQNMSLNSFVTKKGLEMGRAQVTQAQAAGMEPDARMNPVLLKPTSDRRSQVIVEGKAIGTMTAMEYHEYKPALRRRIKEIYDSLESENDYVIIEGAGSPAEINLREGDIVNMSMAEAADAPVILVGDIDLGGVFASLLGTVMLLTEEERKRVRGIIINKFRGDVKILEPGLRMLEDRIHIPVIGVVPWMNVELEDEDSVTERFRRQSGEGDIDVAVVKLRHISNFTDFQSLALQPGCRLRYAESAGDLEKADLIVLPGTKNTIEDLIDMRNRGMDQAIIRHARRGGMVFGICGGYQMLGNRLKDPEHTESGVPEASGLGLLDMDVIFEKEKQTTQAVGTVECASGWLEKYNGTFMDGYEIHAGQNILGKSAQPWLRTAEGTDGIMNAGGNVLGSYLHGVFDDGKLFAAMAARIREERGETGKESVPVSFEAFREKEFDRIAAIVRSSVDMEKVYEIMRGEDRK; from the coding sequence ATGTACGGTAAATGTCTGATGATCCAGGGAACAGCTTCCTCGGTTGGTAAAAGCGTTCTTTGCAGCGCATTTCTCCGGATCCTGAAGCAGGACGGATGGAAAGCAGCTCCCTTCAAGGCGCAGAATATGTCCCTGAATTCCTTCGTGACGAAGAAAGGCCTGGAAATGGGCCGGGCGCAGGTGACCCAGGCACAGGCGGCAGGCATGGAACCGGACGCACGGATGAATCCTGTGCTGCTGAAACCTACAAGCGACCGGCGCAGCCAGGTGATTGTTGAGGGAAAAGCCATCGGTACTATGACGGCGATGGAATACCATGAATACAAACCAGCGCTCCGCAGGCGGATTAAAGAAATCTATGATTCGCTGGAGTCGGAAAACGATTATGTGATCATTGAAGGCGCTGGAAGCCCGGCAGAGATTAACTTGCGGGAGGGCGATATCGTCAATATGAGCATGGCGGAAGCTGCAGACGCGCCTGTGATCCTTGTGGGTGATATTGACCTGGGCGGCGTATTTGCGTCCCTGCTGGGGACGGTGATGCTGCTGACAGAAGAGGAAAGGAAACGGGTCCGGGGAATCATCATCAACAAGTTCCGGGGTGACGTCAAAATCCTGGAGCCCGGTCTCCGTATGCTGGAGGACAGAATCCATATTCCCGTGATCGGCGTAGTGCCGTGGATGAATGTGGAGCTGGAAGATGAGGACAGCGTTACGGAACGCTTCCGCAGGCAGAGCGGCGAAGGCGATATTGACGTGGCAGTAGTTAAGCTGCGGCATATCTCCAACTTCACGGATTTCCAGTCCCTGGCGCTGCAGCCGGGCTGCAGGCTGCGCTACGCGGAAAGTGCCGGAGACCTGGAAAAGGCAGATCTGATAGTGCTCCCGGGAACGAAGAATACCATTGAGGACCTGATTGACATGCGCAACCGCGGAATGGACCAGGCCATCATCCGGCATGCCCGCCGCGGGGGAATGGTATTCGGTATCTGCGGCGGATACCAGATGCTCGGAAACCGGCTGAAAGATCCGGAACATACAGAATCAGGAGTGCCGGAGGCATCCGGACTCGGACTGCTGGATATGGACGTCATTTTTGAAAAGGAAAAACAGACAACGCAGGCGGTTGGCACGGTGGAGTGTGCCTCCGGCTGGCTGGAGAAATACAACGGAACGTTCATGGACGGCTATGAAATCCACGCCGGGCAGAACATTTTAGGGAAGAGTGCACAGCCCTGGCTGCGGACAGCGGAAGGAACGGACGGCATCATGAATGCGGGTGGTAACGTGCTGGGAAGCTACCTGCACGGAGTGTTTGACGATGGAAAGCTCTTCGCCGCCATGGCCGCACGGATCCGTGAAGAACGGGGCGAAACAGGCAAAGAAAGCGTTCCGGTCAGCTTTGAAGCATTCCGGGAAAAGGAGTTTGACCGGATTGCTGCCATCGTACGGAGCAGTGTGGATATGGAAAAGGTCTATGAAATCATGCGCGGGGAGGACAGGAAATGA
- a CDS encoding bifunctional adenosylcobinamide kinase/adenosylcobinamide-phosphate guanylyltransferase gives MKLYIGGAYQGQEELARQENPDGEIFERFHETIRGKVQKEGQEALAFAEMFCREHPEAVIVSDEVGSGVVPMAAEDRAFRETVGRVLCVIARNAEQVTRCVCGIGVRIK, from the coding sequence TTGAAACTGTATATAGGCGGAGCATACCAGGGACAGGAAGAACTGGCCCGGCAGGAGAATCCGGATGGGGAGATTTTTGAGCGGTTTCATGAAACCATCCGGGGAAAAGTGCAAAAAGAAGGACAGGAAGCGCTGGCTTTCGCGGAGATGTTCTGCAGAGAACACCCGGAGGCAGTGATTGTTTCCGATGAGGTTGGTTCCGGCGTGGTACCCATGGCGGCAGAAGACAGAGCCTTCAGGGAAACTGTGGGCCGTGTCCTGTGTGTGATTGCCCGGAACGCGGAGCAGGTAACCAGATGCGTGTGCGGAATCGGGGTGCGGATCAAGTGA